A single Streptomyces mirabilis DNA region contains:
- a CDS encoding DoxX family protein produces the protein MSVDTRTPRTPTGDRSSGFDDAPALSMVKVPSDPAQVIVNHASFRVQLGGATRSPSSRVARHLSGTDDTARIPAVGTAGRAGGPATGARRRAPVVWSGRSDPDDTGAHRLLQAVRSTSVRHGAADPTGDAGATQVIPRLDEHQGYAGDLTVDTVETPFVGSQRGHDHDSAGTRLLPNMRSVDSAYDEPLYTGGQFAAEGPDDDSDGGGTPTRRHGSDPVRHAYYPGRRMNLGVVLLPLRVFLGFISIYAGMGKLCDPVYFDGGKRGSMVKWLNTLHPWDVAEPLRQFALQHPVGSGLVIAFLQVIVGVLTVLGLWQRVAAVVGAMLSAALIVTVSWKTVPAYDAPDIIYLAAWSPLIIAGAPVYSVDGRLASEAWRTLGPRADIWDLRHRVLRRGALVSAVVVGLTLLIGSLLGGAVRDADRVVVPGPGEAPRNELPGSPLPEEPGTPQRKATTPSASAKAPTHGSSSSPSGAATTPGAVVRETGGTVTSGPSQTQGTGQAPPQQSSPVHQAPSTSAGPTSSGGSSSTGGTGSGGGTSSGGSSGGGGTSGGSDKLVGGLLG, from the coding sequence ATGAGTGTGGACACCAGAACACCCCGCACACCCACGGGGGACCGCTCGTCGGGATTCGACGACGCTCCCGCGCTGAGCATGGTGAAGGTGCCGAGCGATCCGGCGCAGGTCATCGTCAATCATGCGAGCTTCCGCGTGCAGCTAGGCGGCGCGACGCGGAGCCCATCCTCGCGCGTCGCACGGCACTTGAGCGGCACCGACGACACCGCGCGGATCCCCGCCGTCGGTACGGCGGGCAGAGCGGGCGGCCCGGCCACCGGGGCCCGCCGCCGCGCGCCCGTCGTCTGGAGCGGGCGGTCCGACCCCGACGACACTGGCGCCCACCGCCTTCTGCAGGCCGTGCGCAGCACCAGCGTGCGCCACGGCGCCGCGGACCCGACGGGCGACGCCGGCGCCACCCAGGTCATCCCCCGCCTCGACGAACACCAGGGCTACGCGGGCGACTTGACCGTCGACACGGTCGAGACGCCCTTCGTCGGCAGCCAGCGCGGCCACGACCACGACTCCGCGGGGACCCGGCTGCTGCCGAACATGCGCAGCGTGGACAGCGCCTACGACGAACCGCTCTACACGGGCGGGCAGTTCGCGGCGGAGGGCCCCGACGACGACAGCGACGGCGGCGGCACACCGACCAGGCGGCACGGCTCGGACCCGGTCCGGCACGCCTACTACCCCGGGCGCCGGATGAACCTCGGCGTGGTGCTGCTCCCGCTCCGCGTCTTCCTCGGTTTCATCTCCATCTACGCCGGCATGGGCAAGCTCTGCGACCCCGTCTACTTCGACGGCGGCAAGCGCGGCTCCATGGTCAAGTGGCTGAACACGCTGCACCCTTGGGACGTCGCCGAGCCGCTGCGCCAGTTCGCGCTCCAGCATCCCGTCGGTTCCGGCCTCGTCATCGCCTTCCTCCAGGTCATCGTGGGCGTCCTCACGGTGCTCGGACTGTGGCAGCGGGTCGCCGCCGTGGTCGGCGCGATGCTGTCGGCCGCGCTCATCGTCACCGTCAGCTGGAAGACGGTCCCCGCGTACGACGCGCCGGACATCATCTACCTCGCCGCCTGGTCCCCGCTGATCATCGCGGGCGCCCCCGTCTACTCCGTCGACGGACGCCTCGCGAGCGAGGCCTGGCGCACGCTCGGGCCCCGCGCCGACATCTGGGACCTGCGGCACCGGGTGCTGCGCCGCGGCGCGCTCGTCTCGGCCGTCGTCGTCGGCCTCACGCTCCTCATCGGCTCGCTCCTCGGCGGCGCCGTCCGTGACGCCGACCGCGTGGTCGTGCCGGGACCGGGCGAGGCCCCGCGCAACGAGCTGCCCGGTTCCCCGCTTCCCGAGGAGCCCGGCACGCCCCAGCGGAAGGCCACCACTCCGTCGGCCTCGGCCAAGGCGCCCACCCACGGCAGCTCCTCCTCGCCGTCGGGTGCGGCCACCACGCCGGGTGCCGTGGTCCGCGAGACGGGCGGCACGGTCACCAGCGGCCCCAGCCAGACCCAGGGCACCGGACAGGCCCCGCCCCAGCAGTCCTCGCCTGTCCACCAGGCCCCGAGCACCAGCGCGGGCCCGACGTCCAGCGGCGGCAGCTCCAGCACCGGCGGCACCGGCTCGGGCGGCGGGACCTCCTCCGGCGGTTCGAGCGGCGGCGGCGGCACCTCCGGCGGCTCGGACAAGCTGGTCGGAGGTCTCCTCGGGTAA
- a CDS encoding nucleotidyltransferase family protein, producing the protein MTHPNAASRPVQAVVLAGGQGSRLRPYTDDRPKPMVEIPGTGTPIIGHQLTWLAEEGVTDVVVSCGHLAEVLQKWLDSADLPVNITTVVETEPLGRGGGLKYAAAHLPYPDKPWYATNGDIWTRFSLRDMADFHTERDAVATLALARPRIPWGAVKTDGFGRVTDFIESPPTTYEINAGVYVFSAEFADLLPERGDHERTTFPHLARERRLAGFSLPQGAYWRAIDTAKDLTEAAKELAALGR; encoded by the coding sequence ATGACCCATCCGAACGCCGCGTCACGCCCCGTTCAAGCCGTCGTCCTGGCCGGTGGTCAGGGCTCCCGACTGCGTCCCTACACCGACGACCGGCCCAAGCCGATGGTCGAGATCCCCGGCACCGGGACCCCGATCATCGGTCACCAGCTGACCTGGCTCGCCGAGGAGGGCGTCACCGACGTCGTCGTCTCGTGCGGCCACCTCGCCGAGGTCCTCCAGAAGTGGCTGGACTCGGCCGACCTCCCGGTCAACATCACGACGGTCGTCGAGACGGAGCCCCTCGGCCGGGGCGGCGGCCTGAAGTACGCCGCCGCGCACCTTCCCTACCCGGACAAGCCCTGGTACGCGACGAACGGCGACATCTGGACCCGTTTCTCGCTGCGCGACATGGCGGACTTCCACACCGAGCGCGACGCCGTCGCGACCCTCGCCCTCGCCCGCCCGCGCATCCCGTGGGGCGCCGTCAAGACCGACGGCTTCGGACGCGTCACGGACTTCATCGAGTCCCCGCCGACCACGTACGAGATCAACGCGGGCGTCTACGTTTTCTCCGCCGAGTTCGCCGACCTGCTCCCCGAGCGCGGCGACCACGAGCGCACCACGTTCCCGCACCTGGCCCGCGAACGCCGCCTGGCCGGCTTCTCGCTCCCGCAGGGGGCCTACTGGCGCGCCATCGACACCGCGAAGGACCTCACGGAGGCGGCGAAGGAACTCGCGGCCCTGGGGCGCTGA
- a CDS encoding ABC transporter ATP-binding protein produces MATVSFDKATRIYPGSEKPAVDALEIDIEDGEFLVLVGPSGCGKSTSLRMLAGLEDVNAGAIRIGDRDVTHLPPKDRDIAMVFQNYALYPHMTVADNMGFALKIAGVPKAEIRQKVEDAAKILDLTDYLARKPKALSGGQRQRVAMGRAIVREPQVFLMDEPLSNLDAKLRVSTRTQIASLQRRLGITTVYVTHDQVEAMTMGDRVAVLKDGLLQQVDSPRNMYDRPANLFVAGFIGSPAMNLVEVPITDGGVKFGNSVVPVNREALKAAADKGDRTVTVGVRPEHFDIVEHNGEAAKSLSKDSADAPAGLAVSVNVVEELGADGYVYGSAKVDDKLTDLVVRVSGRAVPDKGATLHVVPRPGETHVFSTSTGERLSD; encoded by the coding sequence ATGGCCACTGTCTCGTTCGACAAGGCGACCCGGATCTACCCGGGTTCCGAGAAGCCCGCCGTCGATGCTCTGGAGATCGACATCGAGGACGGCGAGTTCCTCGTCCTCGTCGGTCCCTCCGGCTGCGGCAAGTCCACCTCGCTCCGCATGCTCGCGGGGCTCGAGGACGTGAACGCCGGCGCCATCCGCATCGGTGACCGCGACGTCACGCACCTGCCGCCCAAGGACCGGGACATCGCCATGGTGTTCCAGAACTACGCGCTCTACCCGCACATGACGGTCGCCGACAACATGGGCTTCGCGCTCAAGATCGCCGGTGTCCCGAAGGCCGAGATCCGCCAGAAGGTCGAGGACGCGGCGAAGATCCTCGACCTCACGGACTACCTGGCCCGCAAGCCGAAGGCCCTCTCCGGCGGTCAGCGCCAGCGTGTCGCGATGGGCCGCGCCATCGTGCGTGAGCCCCAGGTCTTCCTCATGGACGAGCCGCTGTCGAACCTCGACGCCAAGCTCCGCGTCTCGACCCGTACGCAGATCGCCTCGCTGCAGCGCCGCCTCGGCATCACCACCGTGTACGTCACCCACGACCAGGTCGAGGCCATGACCATGGGCGACCGTGTGGCCGTGCTCAAGGACGGTCTGCTCCAGCAGGTCGACTCGCCGCGCAACATGTACGACCGCCCCGCGAACCTCTTCGTCGCCGGGTTCATCGGCTCCCCCGCCATGAACCTCGTCGAGGTCCCGATCACGGACGGCGGCGTGAAGTTCGGCAACTCCGTCGTGCCGGTGAACCGCGAGGCCCTGAAGGCCGCCGCGGACAAGGGCGACCGCACCGTCACGGTCGGCGTCCGCCCGGAGCACTTCGACATCGTCGAGCACAACGGCGAAGCCGCCAAGTCGCTGTCGAAGGACAGCGCGGACGCCCCGGCCGGCCTCGCCGTCTCGGTGAACGTCGTCGAGGAGCTCGGCGCCGACGGTTACGTCTACGGCAGCGCCAAGGTCGACGACAAGCTCACGGACCTGGTCGTCCGCGTCAGCGGCCGCGCGGTCCCGGACAAGGGCGCCACGCTGCACGTCGTGCCGCGGCCGGGCGAGACCCACGTGTTCTCGACCTCCACGGGCGAGCGTCTTTCCGACTGA
- a CDS encoding effector-associated domain 2-containing protein: MDALQGSATVSQASSREVWRDLLAGELAAPVEPFGGDRLRPWLLQVVKECTAVGDGLACLVRSLEYVEQQSATVAELWPLVDEWEAVDFFNNADLGHLRPVLLAMGSTDLAVMARRASRSRVQELPGWCQTGWQVFLRLAGENSPAGELPPSMAFLALSADRLMEDGQPEAAEVLRRFNRTQTVALGMEGLLSDWQHSDFPQPAPSLVPAYLMIQFEPDRIEPDRYYLSHWRQSDSEGWHPVRGETVHLGREELPGAVERLIEEAEEKWADLRQPVILEFILPWELLNEPVEWWSKESGSEAPTPLVMDYPVVVRSIERLQRAAWHRPWHHKWRQLRERPADSHPHWSSPAQDEAYFFHLERELKEDRHAVCLVLSQPPGDESGTGRREVLAGLRAGVPAMIWHRNDCADPKFKDAIGEILQDRGLGSLAERVGEWRKDALALGPGAWDLHVGRHLAILLDDPERKPSPPGPV; encoded by the coding sequence GTGGACGCGTTGCAGGGGTCGGCCACGGTGAGCCAGGCGAGCAGCCGCGAGGTCTGGCGGGATCTGCTGGCCGGTGAACTGGCCGCGCCCGTGGAACCCTTCGGCGGGGACCGGCTGCGGCCCTGGCTGTTACAGGTGGTGAAGGAGTGCACCGCCGTCGGTGACGGCCTGGCCTGCCTGGTGCGGTCGCTGGAGTACGTGGAACAGCAGTCGGCGACGGTTGCCGAGCTGTGGCCGCTCGTGGACGAGTGGGAGGCCGTCGACTTCTTCAACAACGCCGATCTCGGTCACCTGCGCCCCGTCCTGCTGGCGATGGGCTCCACGGATCTGGCCGTCATGGCGCGCCGCGCGAGCCGCTCCCGCGTCCAGGAGCTGCCCGGGTGGTGCCAGACGGGGTGGCAGGTCTTCCTGCGGCTGGCGGGCGAGAACTCCCCGGCCGGTGAACTCCCGCCCAGCATGGCTTTCCTGGCGCTGTCGGCCGATCGGCTGATGGAGGACGGCCAGCCAGAGGCCGCCGAGGTGCTGCGCCGCTTCAACCGAACCCAGACCGTCGCCCTGGGCATGGAGGGCCTGCTCTCCGACTGGCAGCACTCGGACTTTCCGCAGCCCGCGCCCTCCCTCGTCCCGGCGTATCTGATGATCCAGTTCGAGCCGGACCGGATCGAGCCGGACAGGTACTACCTCTCGCACTGGCGCCAGTCCGACTCCGAGGGCTGGCATCCCGTGCGCGGCGAGACCGTCCACCTGGGCCGGGAGGAGCTCCCGGGCGCGGTGGAGCGGCTGATCGAGGAGGCTGAGGAGAAGTGGGCCGACCTGCGGCAGCCGGTGATCCTGGAGTTCATCCTGCCCTGGGAGCTGCTGAACGAGCCCGTGGAGTGGTGGTCGAAGGAGTCCGGCTCCGAGGCCCCGACCCCGCTGGTCATGGACTATCCGGTGGTGGTGCGCAGCATCGAGCGCCTGCAGAGGGCCGCCTGGCACCGGCCCTGGCACCACAAGTGGCGGCAGCTGCGGGAGCGCCCGGCGGACAGCCACCCGCACTGGAGCAGCCCGGCGCAGGACGAGGCGTACTTCTTCCATCTGGAGCGTGAGCTGAAGGAGGACCGGCACGCGGTGTGCCTGGTACTCAGTCAGCCCCCGGGCGACGAGTCGGGCACCGGCCGCCGTGAGGTTCTCGCCGGGCTACGGGCCGGGGTGCCCGCGATGATCTGGCACCGCAACGACTGCGCGGACCCGAAATTCAAGGACGCCATCGGCGAGATACTCCAGGACCGGGGGCTGGGCAGCCTGGCGGAACGGGTCGGGGAGTGGCGCAAGGACGCGCTGGCCCTCGGCCCCGGGGCGTGGGACCTGCACGTGGGTCGCCATCTGGCCATTCTGCTCGACGACCCCGAGCGCAAGCCGAGTCCGCCCGGACCGGTGTAG
- the fxsT gene encoding FxSxx-COOH system tetratricopeptide repeat protein → MSHALRGLGRASSADRPDVLLVVDDYVTMRVWDETVARLADELARQEALGPITRLRLLSSDDTEPGRIRLEHLPPPVGEHRVVLVLTDGLAAGWRSDAVLPLLRELGRSEPLAVLHLLPQRLWFRTGLDVYRMRLGSGRPWAPNDSLGWELRTSPLEPVDDDSAARAGVVPVPVLERTGHSLTCWVDLVTGRASEGVEMSGVRARDWKRRPDAARAVPWVDDVPDPASAVPPWERVSEFRAAASPTAFALATRLAAAPLTLPVMSALTASVPGAGPAHLTELLMSGLVRPAGAEAERAADVVFAFGPNIRQELLALARRRDTIRVLHDVRVLMAVPEGSDPILPAADELLETTVVPPVTPRNVAFLRIELAALRALTGRFLPQAERLARALRAYDLRNTVNLGKDARTHTRHQDPATRAHRDAAHAPRGPETTSEGATTMATTQQPVENARSTPPRIWGNIPPRNPNFTGRVDLLERLRERLQEGTTTVLPEAIHGMGGVGKTQMAIEYAYRHQSEYDVVWWIPAERPGQIGQALVELAQRLGLGTSAEANIAGPAVREALREGRPYSRWLLIFDNADSPERVRDYFPTGGSGTILVTSRNRRWSVVGPSLEVDVFTREESKELLRRSGSPGDLDDAEADRLADALGDLPLALEQAAAWRAETGMPVSEYLRLFEDKRSELLEVSPPPDYQLPVAAAWNVSLDHLETRSLAALRLLQLCSYFAPDPISRSIFSGLGGSSIDPELDRALNDPMRLARAIREINRYSLARIDHRTNSIEMHRLVQAVLINRMTPEEQNRMRNGAHTLLAASDPKGPNQSANWPRYAELYGHVIASGAVESDQPWVRELVMNVAKYLWYWGDHKVAREFSEQAWEVWQRLFGEEDQQTLLMGWWLGFLYLMVGRYDDASRLVAQLRDVYDRTAPADQEDTREDALVALNLEAAVRRHQGDFGAGAELDEMAYERARRAFGEDDPTTLVTAHNLGVSLRLVGEFQRALELDRHTHAMKTRLFGRDHQQALVTEASVAVDVRETGDYVGARSLQQAVADGYRAAFGAGNPTTLRTVRQLSEACRKEGDHTTALELARDTFDQFTRRYGDTHPESLTAALALSVALRQNGQLEAARERGEKASERFRTIYQHDHPHVLAADVDLAVTLRLLGRAQEARQLDEAALESLTGRLGESHPIVLACAINLASDLSALGRVEEARELGEKTVALCRTRLGEDHPTTLVGAANLSLDLVSLGEEAAGEALRADTLARMERVLDGPRLRSAESAPHPATVQARARKRTDCDIDPMPM, encoded by the coding sequence GTGTCGCACGCCCTGCGTGGCCTCGGGCGGGCTTCTTCCGCGGACCGTCCGGACGTACTGCTCGTGGTCGACGACTACGTGACCATGCGGGTCTGGGACGAGACGGTCGCCCGACTGGCCGACGAACTCGCCCGCCAGGAGGCGCTGGGCCCGATCACCCGCTTACGTCTGCTGAGTTCGGACGACACCGAGCCGGGTCGGATCCGGCTGGAGCACCTGCCCCCGCCCGTGGGTGAACACCGGGTGGTGCTGGTGCTGACCGACGGGCTGGCCGCGGGCTGGCGTTCGGACGCGGTGCTGCCGCTGCTGCGCGAACTGGGCCGCTCCGAGCCCCTCGCGGTCCTGCACCTGCTGCCCCAGCGGCTCTGGTTCCGAACCGGCTTGGACGTCTACCGCATGCGCCTGGGCTCCGGGCGCCCCTGGGCGCCCAACGACTCCCTGGGCTGGGAGCTGCGCACCTCACCCCTCGAACCGGTGGACGACGACTCGGCGGCACGGGCCGGCGTGGTGCCCGTCCCGGTCCTGGAGCGGACCGGGCACTCCCTCACCTGCTGGGTCGACCTGGTGACGGGCCGGGCCTCCGAGGGCGTGGAGATGTCGGGCGTGCGGGCCCGCGACTGGAAGCGGCGGCCGGACGCCGCGCGTGCCGTGCCCTGGGTCGACGACGTGCCCGACCCTGCCAGCGCCGTACCCCCGTGGGAGCGTGTCTCGGAGTTCCGGGCCGCCGCCTCGCCCACCGCGTTCGCGCTGGCCACCCGCCTCGCGGCGGCTCCTCTGACGCTGCCCGTCATGAGCGCCCTGACGGCCTCGGTGCCGGGTGCCGGACCCGCCCACCTCACCGAGCTGCTGATGAGTGGTCTGGTGCGGCCCGCGGGCGCGGAGGCCGAACGCGCGGCCGACGTGGTCTTCGCCTTCGGCCCGAACATCCGCCAGGAGTTATTGGCGCTGGCCCGCCGCCGGGACACCATCCGCGTGCTGCACGACGTACGGGTGCTGATGGCGGTCCCGGAGGGCTCCGACCCGATCCTGCCCGCCGCGGACGAACTCCTCGAGACCACCGTTGTGCCGCCCGTGACTCCGCGGAACGTGGCGTTCCTGCGCATCGAACTGGCCGCGCTGCGCGCCCTGACCGGACGTTTCCTGCCCCAGGCCGAGCGTCTCGCACGGGCACTGCGCGCGTACGACCTGCGGAACACGGTCAACCTGGGCAAGGACGCACGTACCCACACGCGGCACCAGGACCCCGCCACCCGGGCCCACCGGGATGCCGCACACGCCCCGAGGGGGCCCGAGACAACTTCAGAAGGAGCCACGACCATGGCGACCACGCAGCAGCCGGTGGAGAACGCGCGCTCGACGCCGCCACGGATCTGGGGGAACATTCCCCCGCGCAATCCGAACTTCACCGGTCGCGTGGACCTTCTGGAACGACTGCGAGAGCGCCTTCAGGAAGGCACGACCACTGTGCTGCCCGAGGCCATCCACGGCATGGGTGGTGTCGGCAAGACCCAGATGGCGATCGAGTACGCCTACCGGCACCAGTCCGAGTACGACGTCGTCTGGTGGATCCCCGCCGAGCGTCCCGGCCAGATCGGCCAGGCGCTGGTAGAACTCGCCCAGCGGCTCGGCCTGGGCACCAGCGCCGAGGCCAACATCGCCGGACCCGCGGTGCGCGAGGCGCTGCGCGAGGGGCGGCCGTACTCCCGCTGGCTGCTGATCTTCGACAACGCCGACAGTCCCGAACGCGTCCGCGACTACTTCCCCACCGGCGGCAGCGGCACCATCCTCGTCACCTCCCGCAACCGGCGCTGGAGCGTCGTGGGTCCTTCTCTGGAGGTCGACGTCTTCACCCGGGAGGAGAGCAAGGAGCTGCTGCGGCGTTCCGGTTCCCCCGGGGACCTCGACGACGCCGAGGCGGACCGCCTCGCCGATGCCCTCGGGGACCTCCCGCTCGCGCTGGAACAGGCCGCCGCCTGGCGCGCGGAGACGGGGATGCCGGTATCGGAGTACCTGCGCCTGTTCGAGGACAAGCGCAGTGAACTCCTTGAGGTGTCACCGCCGCCGGACTACCAGCTTCCGGTCGCGGCCGCGTGGAACGTCTCTCTGGACCACTTGGAGACGCGCAGCCTCGCCGCGCTGCGCCTGCTCCAGCTCTGCTCGTACTTCGCGCCGGACCCCATCTCCCGTTCGATTTTCTCCGGCCTCGGCGGTTCCAGCATCGACCCCGAACTCGACCGGGCCCTCAACGACCCGATGCGGCTCGCCCGCGCCATTCGGGAGATCAACCGCTACTCCCTCGCCCGCATCGACCACCGCACCAACTCGATCGAGATGCACCGCCTGGTGCAGGCCGTGCTGATCAACCGCATGACCCCCGAGGAACAGAACCGCATGCGCAATGGGGCCCACACCCTTCTGGCCGCCTCCGACCCCAAGGGACCCAACCAGTCGGCCAACTGGCCGCGCTACGCCGAGCTCTACGGCCATGTCATCGCGTCGGGCGCCGTCGAGTCCGACCAGCCGTGGGTCCGCGAGCTCGTGATGAACGTCGCCAAGTACCTCTGGTACTGGGGGGATCACAAGGTCGCCCGTGAGTTCTCGGAGCAGGCCTGGGAGGTGTGGCAGCGGCTGTTCGGGGAGGAGGACCAGCAGACGCTTCTGATGGGTTGGTGGCTGGGCTTCCTGTACCTGATGGTGGGGCGCTACGACGACGCCTCCCGGCTCGTGGCCCAGCTCAGGGACGTCTACGACCGCACCGCGCCCGCGGACCAGGAGGACACGCGCGAGGACGCACTGGTGGCGCTGAACCTCGAAGCCGCGGTACGCCGCCACCAGGGGGACTTCGGTGCCGGTGCCGAACTGGACGAGATGGCCTATGAGCGGGCTCGGCGCGCCTTCGGCGAGGACGACCCCACCACGCTGGTCACCGCTCACAACCTCGGCGTGAGCCTCCGGCTGGTCGGCGAGTTCCAGCGGGCGCTGGAACTGGACCGGCACACGCACGCGATGAAGACACGACTGTTCGGCCGCGATCACCAGCAGGCACTGGTGACCGAGGCGAGTGTCGCCGTCGACGTGCGCGAGACGGGTGACTACGTCGGCGCGCGGTCGCTGCAGCAGGCGGTCGCCGACGGCTACCGGGCGGCCTTCGGAGCCGGTAACCCCACGACTCTGCGGACCGTGCGGCAACTGAGCGAGGCCTGCCGCAAGGAGGGCGACCACACCACCGCGCTGGAACTGGCGCGCGACACGTTCGACCAGTTCACCCGCCGCTACGGCGATACGCACCCGGAGTCGCTGACGGCCGCGCTCGCCCTTTCGGTGGCGTTGCGGCAGAACGGCCAGCTGGAGGCCGCCCGGGAGCGCGGCGAGAAGGCCAGCGAGCGCTTCCGCACGATCTACCAGCACGACCACCCCCACGTCCTGGCGGCCGACGTGGACCTGGCGGTGACGCTGCGGCTGCTGGGCCGGGCGCAGGAGGCCAGGCAACTCGACGAGGCGGCGCTGGAGTCACTGACCGGGCGCCTCGGCGAGAGCCATCCGATCGTGCTGGCCTGTGCCATCAACCTGGCGAGCGATCTGAGTGCGCTGGGGCGGGTGGAGGAAGCCCGCGAACTCGGCGAGAAGACGGTGGCGTTGTGCCGGACGCGGCTGGGTGAGGACCACCCGACCACGTTGGTGGGTGCGGCGAACCTCTCCCTGGACCTGGTCTCCCTCGGGGAGGAGGCGGCGGGCGAGGCGCTGCGCGCGGACACCCTGGCCCGTATGGAGAGGGTCCTGGACGGGCCCCGCCTCAGGTCTGCCGAGTCCGCTCCCCACCCGGCGACCGTGCAGGCCCGGGCCAGGAAGCGGACCGACTGCGACATCGACCCGATGCCGATGTGA
- a CDS encoding HEXXH motif domain-containing protein, producing the protein MSAEPSLPHHRLPPDSLAELVRGEGGPATLTSLLGAERSRRLLLLRMLDDATELGPAWDLLSQAQQRAPALVDDLLMYPQTGMWLATALHRLRGTASGAEPPLWVVLGHFSALAAAAALRAELDFGIEVPVRHGRVPLPTLGCAVLPTTEPWTTATVRAEAGRAVVEASGARVVIPLPFGSAGAEWHPVRRLTVGPAGRRLEIALDDVDPYRTYPQPTEPRPLSEEAAAHWRQLLERAWTVLLGEQTDTAEAMRRSVFSLTPTAARERFRPRSVTAGEAFGGIEASEPDDAIELAVTLVHEFQHTKLGGLLHLTPLLTDSSDGSTELWYAPWRDDPRPLEGLLQGIYAFVGITRFWRAHRTAAAAQTAMAQFEFALWRTHVATAMEQVQRHPRFTPLGTVLLDTLHDHCARWLAEPVPEEQRALARLCTDDHVARWRAHHLRPAAPAVDEAVRAWLDGASGPPGALAAEPEVVPDPSARWLDSLAMLVRYRLSDTDDDRPSPDWPEKAAARVTGALTGDALLAAGDATAAQHAYLADLAAEPDQAGAWAGLGRALAVADTEPTAAHLLCHHPERARAVHRSLRQLTDIPPDPIRLATWLGSPPA; encoded by the coding sequence GTGAGCGCTGAGCCGTCCCTGCCGCATCATCGCCTGCCGCCCGACAGCCTGGCCGAACTGGTCCGTGGTGAGGGCGGCCCGGCCACCCTCACCTCTTTGCTCGGGGCCGAACGCAGCCGTCGTCTGCTGCTGCTGAGGATGCTCGACGACGCCACGGAACTCGGCCCCGCGTGGGACCTCCTCAGCCAGGCGCAGCAACGCGCGCCCGCCCTTGTCGACGACCTGCTCATGTATCCGCAGACGGGCATGTGGCTGGCCACAGCGCTGCACCGGCTGCGGGGGACGGCATCCGGGGCGGAGCCGCCGCTATGGGTGGTGCTCGGCCACTTCTCGGCGCTCGCTGCGGCGGCAGCGCTACGCGCGGAGCTGGATTTCGGCATCGAGGTGCCGGTTCGGCACGGCCGGGTGCCACTGCCGACCCTGGGCTGTGCGGTGCTGCCCACGACCGAGCCATGGACGACGGCCACGGTGCGGGCCGAGGCCGGACGCGCCGTGGTGGAAGCGTCCGGGGCCAGGGTCGTCATACCGCTCCCGTTCGGCTCGGCGGGAGCGGAGTGGCATCCGGTGCGCCGGCTGACGGTCGGCCCGGCAGGCCGACGGCTCGAGATCGCACTGGACGACGTGGATCCGTACCGGACGTACCCGCAGCCGACCGAGCCACGTCCCCTGTCCGAGGAGGCCGCCGCGCACTGGCGGCAACTGCTTGAGCGGGCCTGGACGGTGTTGCTGGGAGAGCAGACCGACACGGCGGAGGCCATGCGGCGGAGCGTGTTCTCGCTGACACCGACAGCGGCCAGGGAAAGGTTTCGGCCACGCAGTGTGACAGCTGGGGAAGCCTTCGGGGGCATCGAGGCCTCGGAGCCGGACGACGCCATCGAACTGGCCGTCACCCTCGTGCACGAGTTCCAGCACACCAAACTGGGCGGACTGCTCCATCTGACGCCGTTGCTGACGGACAGTTCCGACGGCAGTACGGAGCTGTGGTACGCGCCTTGGCGGGACGATCCCCGGCCTCTTGAGGGGCTGCTGCAGGGCATTTACGCGTTTGTGGGGATCACCCGCTTCTGGCGCGCGCACCGCACGGCCGCAGCCGCGCAGACCGCCATGGCGCAGTTCGAGTTCGCGCTGTGGCGGACCCATGTGGCGACGGCGATGGAGCAGGTCCAGCGGCATCCGCGCTTCACACCGCTCGGCACGGTCCTGCTGGACACACTGCACGATCACTGCGCGCGGTGGCTGGCGGAGCCGGTTCCCGAGGAGCAACGGGCCCTGGCCCGGTTGTGCACCGACGACCACGTCGCGCGCTGGCGGGCACACCACCTGCGGCCCGCCGCGCCGGCGGTCGACGAGGCCGTACGCGCCTGGCTGGACGGGGCGAGCGGGCCGCCCGGTGCCCTGGCGGCCGAGCCCGAGGTCGTGCCCGATCCCTCGGCCCGCTGGCTGGACAGCCTGGCGATGCTCGTCCGCTACCGCCTCAGCGACACGGACGACGACCGGCCCTCGCCCGACTGGCCCGAGAAGGCGGCGGCCCGCGTCACCGGAGCGCTGACCGGCGACGCCCTCCTGGCCGCGGGCGACGCCACGGCGGCCCAGCACGCCTATCTGGCGGACCTGGCCGCGGAGCCCGACCAGGCCGGAGCCTGGGCCGGCCTCGGCCGCGCCCTCGCCGTGGCGGACACCGAACCGACGGCGGCCCACCTGCTGTGCCACCACCCCGAACGGGCGCGAGCGGTGCACCGCTCGCTGCGGCAGCTCACGGACATCCCACCGGACCCGATCCGCCTCGCCACCTGGCTCGGCTCGCCCCCGGCCTGA